tattattatttttaaaattattattattattattattaatattatgattattattattattattgttattattattactgttaatattattattattattattattattattattattattattattattattattattattattattattattattattattattactactactactattattattattattattattattattattattaatattttttaaattattattattattattgttattattattattattattattgttattattatttttattattatttctattattattattattattattattattattatttttaaattattattattattattattattattattattattattattattattattattattattattattattattattattattattattattattattattattatcattattattattgatattattgatattattattattattattattattattattatcattattattattattattatcattatcattattattattattaacattattattattaatattattattattattattattattattattattattattattattattattattattattattattattattattgaaattattattattattattattattattattatttttattattattattattattattattattattattattattattattattattattattattattattattattattattattattattatttttatcattattattattattattattattattattattattattattattattattattattattattattaatatttttattatttttgaaaattattattattattattattattattattattattattactattattattaaaaataatattatcattattattattattattgatattattgttattattattattattattattattattattattattaaaattattattattattattattattattattattattattattattattattattattattattattattattattattattattattttcaaaattgaaattattattattattattattattattattattattattattattattattattattatgattattattattattattattattattattattatcaaaattattattattataattattatcattattattattattattatcattattattattattattattattattattattattattattattattattattattattattattattattattattattattattattattattattattattattattattattattattattattattattttgaaaattattatcattatttttatttttattattactataataataataataataataataataataataataataataataataataataataataataataataataataataataataataataataataataataataataataataataataataataataattataataataataattattattattattattaatatttttattatcattattattataattattattattattattattattattaaaaatattattattattattattattattattattattattattattattattattattattgttattattattattattattattattattattattattattattattattattattattattattattattattattttgaaaattattatcattatttttatttttattattactattataatgatgataataataataataataataataataataataataataataataataataataataataataataataataataataataataataataataataataatgataattattattattattattattattattattattattattattattattaaaaatattattattaatattattattattattattattattattattattattattattattattattattattattattattattattatctataataataaaattaatattattattgttattattattattattattattattattgaaattattattatcattatttttattattattattattattattattattattattattattattattattattattattattattattattattattattattattattattattattgttattattattattattattattattattattattatttgtaaaattactattattattattattattattattattattatttttattattattattattattattattttattattattgttgttgttattattattactattattattataattattattattttcaaaattattattattattattatcattattattattattattattattattattattattattattattattattattattattattattattattattattattgttaaaattttattattattattattattattattattattattattattattattattattattattattattattattattattattattattattatctttattattattattattattattattattattattattattattattattattattattattattattattattattatgtctattcatattattattattattatttttaaaattattattattatcattattattatttttattattattattattattattattattattattatcatttttattattattattattattattattattattattattaattttaaaattattattaatattattattattattattattattattattattattattattattattattattattattattattattattattaatattattattataattatcattattattattattattattattattattattattattattattattattattattattattattattattattattattattattattaacaaatatattattattattattattattattattattattaaatatattattattattattattattattattattattattattattattattattattattattattattattattattattattattattattattattattattataatcattattattattattattattaaaattattattattattattattattattattattttatttattattattatcattactattattattattattattattattattattattattattattaatataataattattattattgttattattattattattattattattattattattattattattattattattattattattattattattattattattattattattattattattattattattatcattattatttttattaatattattattattattattattattattattattattattattattattattattattattattattattattattattattattattattatttttattatttttattattattattattgttattattattattattattattattattattattattattaatattacttttaatataattatttttattattattattattaaaattattattattattattattattattattattattattattattattattattattattattattattattattattattattattattattttcaaaattaaaattattattattatcattattattattattattattattattattattattattattattattattattattattattattgttattattattattattattattattattattattattattttcattattattattattattattattattattattattattattattattattattattattattttgaaaattattatcattatttttatttttattattactattataatgatgataataataataataataataataataataataataataataataataataataataataataataataataataataatgataattattattattattattattattattattattattattattattattattattattattattattaaaaatattattattaatattattattattattattattattattattattattattattattattattattattattattattattattattatctataataataaaattaatattattattgttattattattattattattattattattattattgaaattattattatcattatttttattattattattattattattattattattattattattattattattattattattattattattattattattattattattattgttattattattattattattattattattattattatttgtaaaattactattattattattattattattattattattatttttattattattattattattattattattttattattattgttgttgttattattattactattattattataattattattattttcaaaattattattattattattatcattattattattattattattattattattattattattattattattattattattattattattattattgttaaaattttattattattattattattattattattattattattattattattattattattataattattattattatctttattattattattattattattattattattattattattattattattattattattattattattattattattattattattattattattattattatgtctattcatattattattattattatttttaaaattattattattatcattattattatttttattattattattattattattattattattattatcatttttattattattattattattattattattattattattattattattattaattttaaaattattattaatattattattattattattattattattattattattattattattattattattattattattaatattattattataattatcattattattattattattattattattattattattattattattattattattattattattattattattaacaaatatattattattattattattattattattattattaaatatattattattattattattattattattattattattattattattattattattattattattattattattattattattattattattattattattattattattaaaattattattattattattattattattattattattttatttattattattatcattactattattattattattattattattattattattattattattattaatataataattattattattgttattattattattattattattattattattattattattattattattattattattattattattattattattattattattattattattatttttattaatattattattattattattattattattattattattattattattattattattattattattattattattattattattattattatttttattatttttattattattattattgttattattattattattattattattattattattattaatattacttttaatataattatttttattattattattattaaaattattattattattattattattattattattattattattattattattattattattattattattattattattattattattattattattattattattattttcaaaattaaaattattattattatcattattattattattattattattattattattattattattattattattattattattattgttattattattattattattattattattattattattattttcattaaaattattaacattattattgttattaaaattattattattattattattattattattattattattattattattattattattattattattattattattattattaaaattattattattattattatcattattattattattattatttttattattatcattattttcattaaaattattaacattattattgttattaaaattattattattattattattattattattattattattattatta
This DNA window, taken from Palaemon carinicauda isolate YSFRI2023 chromosome 10, ASM3689809v2, whole genome shotgun sequence, encodes the following:
- the LOC137648661 gene encoding LOW QUALITY PROTEIN: probable cyclin-dependent serine/threonine-protein kinase DDB_G0292550 (The sequence of the model RefSeq protein was modified relative to this genomic sequence to represent the inferred CDS: substituted 1 base at 1 genomic stop codon); amino-acid sequence: NNNNNNNNNNNNNNNNNFNNNNNNYNNNNYNNNNSNKNFNTNNNNNNNNNNNNNNNNNNNNNNNNNNNNNNNNNNDNNNNNNNDNNNNNNNNNNNNNNNNNNNNNNNNNNNNYNNNNHFINNNNNNNNNNNNNNNNNNNNNNDNSNKNNNNNNNNNNNNNSNNNNNNNNNNNNNNNNNNNNNNNNNNNNNNNNNNHNNNKNKNNNNNNNNNNNNNNNNNNNNNNINNNNDNNNNNNNNNNNDNNNNNNNNNNNNFNNNNNNNNNNNNNNNNNNNNNNNNNNNNNNNNNNNNNNNNNNNNNNNNNNNNNFNNNNNVNNFNENNNNNNNNNNNNNNNNNNNNNNNNNNNNNNNNNNNDNNNNFNFENNNNNNNNNNNNNNNNNNNNNNNNNNNNNNNNNNNNFNNNNNKNNYIKSNINNNNNNNNNNNNNNNNNNKNNKNNNNNNNNNNNNNNNNNNNNNNNNNNNNNNINKNNNNNNNNNNNNNNNNNNNNNNNNNNNNNNNNNNNNNYYINNNNNNNNNNNNNNNSNDNNNKXNNNNNNNNNNNNFNNNNNNNNNNNNNNNNNNNNNNNNNN